In a genomic window of Carettochelys insculpta isolate YL-2023 chromosome 19, ASM3395843v1, whole genome shotgun sequence:
- the LOC142023101 gene encoding fibrinogen-like protein 1-like protein, with protein MAHRLLLLPSLLVLAAAGLALDIENLNIFHGTADQILNLGPETPLPGRSAEHRHSKRASEGAAAAARTLPQDCSEIPPDSPSGVYVIQLPGLHQLVVYCDMNETDGGWTVLQRNQRTTTITWAESWSTYKYGFGNVLGDYWLGLEYIHWIAKQKVYQVRFIIHNSAGAVKYADYSLFDLEDESRGYRLRLGSYNGTAGDAMTSNNANTVHDNMKFSAKDQDQDIYSGNCASSYNGGWWYAACYSALLNVKGSITWGSLCSGNCQASAILIKPAAFC; from the exons ATGG CCCAccgcctcctgctgctcccctccctgctggtgctggcagccGCAGGCCTCGCCCTGGACATAGAGAACCTGAACATCTTCCATGGAACTGCAGATCAAATTCTGAACCTCGGCCCGGAGACCCCTCTGCCTG GGCGCAGCGCCGAGCACAGGCACAGCAAGCGAGCCAGCGAGGGTGCAGCCGCCGCAGCCCGGA ccctgccccaggactGCAGTGAGATCCCTCCAGACAGCCCCAGCGGCGTCTATGTCATCCAGCTCCCAGGACTGCACCAGTTGGTGGTCTACTGCGACATGAACGAGACAGACGGGGGCTGGACGGTCCTGCAGAGGAACCAGCGCACCACGACGATCACCTGGGCCGAGTCCTGGAGCACCTACAAGTACGGCTTTGGCAACGTGCTGGGTGActactggctggggctggagtacatCCATTGGATTGCCAAGCAGAAGGTCTACCAGGTCAGGTTCATCATCCACAATTCCGCCGGCGCCGTGAAATACGCAGACTACAGCCTCTTCGATCTGGAGGATGAGTCCAGAGGCTACCGCCTGAGGCTGGGCTCTTACAACGGGACTGCCGGGGACGCCATGACCTCAAACAACGCTAACACCGTGCATGACAACATGAAGTTCTCCGCtaaggaccaggaccaggacatTTACAGTGGGAACTGCGCGTCTAGCTATAATGGGGGCTGGTGGTACGCGGCTTGTTACTCTGCTCTGCTGAACGTCAAAGGAAGCATCACTTGGGGCAGTTTGTGTAGTGGGAACTGCCAAGCCTCAGCGATCCTCATCAAACCTGCTGCTTTCTGTTAG